A genomic window from Candidatus Binatia bacterium includes:
- a CDS encoding choice-of-anchor X domain-containing protein, producing MARHLVAVLVIAWGFWITGCGRNPSGPAGEQGADRAAILRAAAAAPELAVDFSDDAGELLGTAEPAVPTSEQGPLLAPADTGIAANAPIHWGRRRTPSDRPPERIVEFILPPDSGRAVVRVTVRFDGWLYVDRTDDGLRNPGKKPVRDQAVRTALFRKVWFHADSSSADSMFGWRLVALSPVQFSMIDPAKQTVAIHSVTVRTPAGATTIADPSAFLSLRDGGPAVPSTTFGQTVKVEAEVTNTDRTFRPSEFVYLHVPINMRPFPGPFDRVRIRMRDDGLNGDRKAGDGIYTAQWTVQDVGRHHLAVDVLSARCLQTETGDDYNSTTWGIPYASYPAAIQ from the coding sequence ATGGCTCGACACCTCGTCGCCGTACTCGTCATCGCGTGGGGCTTCTGGATCACCGGCTGCGGCAGGAATCCGTCAGGTCCCGCCGGCGAGCAGGGCGCCGACCGCGCCGCCATCCTTCGCGCCGCCGCCGCCGCTCCGGAGCTGGCCGTCGATTTCTCGGACGACGCCGGCGAGCTCCTCGGCACCGCGGAGCCCGCGGTGCCCACGTCGGAGCAGGGGCCGCTGCTCGCCCCGGCCGACACCGGCATCGCGGCGAACGCTCCGATCCACTGGGGCCGCCGCAGAACGCCGAGCGATCGCCCGCCCGAACGCATCGTCGAATTCATCCTGCCGCCCGACAGCGGCCGCGCGGTCGTGCGCGTGACGGTGCGCTTCGACGGGTGGCTCTACGTGGACCGCACCGACGACGGGCTGCGCAACCCGGGGAAGAAGCCGGTGCGCGATCAAGCCGTGCGCACGGCCCTCTTCCGAAAAGTCTGGTTCCACGCCGATTCGTCTTCCGCCGATTCGATGTTCGGCTGGCGGCTGGTCGCGCTGTCCCCGGTCCAATTCTCGATGATCGATCCCGCGAAGCAGACGGTCGCGATCCACTCCGTCACCGTCAGGACGCCGGCGGGGGCGACCACCATCGCCGATCCCTCCGCGTTCCTTTCGCTACGCGACGGCGGCCCGGCCGTACCGTCGACCACGTTCGGACAGACGGTCAAGGTGGAGGCCGAGGTGACGAACACCGACCGGACCTTCCGCCCCTCCGAGTTCGTCTACCTGCACGTGCCGATCAACATGCGGCCGTTCCCGGGACCGTTCGATCGTGTCCGGATCCGGATGAGAGACGACGGGTTGAACGGCGATCGGAAGGCCGGCGACGGCATCTACACCGCCCAATGGACCGTCCAGGATGTGGGGAGACACCATCTGGCGGTCGACGTTCTCAGCGCCAGGTGCCTCCAGACCGAGACCGGGGACGACTACAATTCCACTACGTGGGGTATCCCATACGCCTCGTATCCCGCTGCAATACAATGA
- a CDS encoding glycosyltransferase family 87 protein — translation MSRARRFARWGVSLAALIAAGGYVVARAGKPWDFETYYFAGAAFRAGLNPYSLENLTRVARRTVTLPFLYPPATLALFAPMSLLPKAVAAGAWLGFKGVLAAFLVWLWRREFLRGSDPSRLVVVLALGFDRSVAWDLRTGNVALLEIAILWIALAAFVRGRDALAGYLIALGSIFKLLPVGLLGVLAAAPRPRPVRAALIAGSAAFLAVAVSLPPGLAAEWRAAIVHASPNARLAIEVNPSALGLSDWLFGALGAPAASVPFLAMGAYLAFAAAILLLSLEPLRRARASSTRVETAMIAVLLWLLLSPRLMVYSFAMAIAPVLYAIETRVRTEAWRWLAALLVCAQAAIRLAPGPEPPMLGAASFAILLGAWALLRQPPSFPRAASSQGWFAHSPSPVPR, via the coding sequence GTGAGCCGCGCGCGGCGCTTCGCGCGGTGGGGAGTCTCGCTCGCCGCGCTGATCGCCGCCGGAGGCTACGTGGTCGCGCGGGCCGGCAAGCCCTGGGACTTCGAGACCTACTACTTCGCCGGAGCGGCCTTCCGCGCGGGGCTGAATCCCTACTCGCTCGAGAACCTCACGCGGGTTGCCCGCCGGACGGTGACGCTGCCCTTCCTGTATCCGCCCGCGACTCTCGCGCTGTTCGCGCCGATGAGCCTCCTGCCGAAAGCGGTCGCGGCGGGCGCATGGCTGGGGTTCAAGGGCGTCCTCGCTGCGTTCCTGGTCTGGCTCTGGCGGCGGGAGTTCCTGCGCGGAAGCGATCCCTCCCGCCTGGTGGTCGTGCTCGCGCTGGGGTTCGATCGCTCCGTGGCGTGGGACCTGCGCACGGGGAACGTGGCGCTGCTCGAGATCGCGATCCTCTGGATCGCGCTGGCCGCCTTCGTGCGCGGCCGCGATGCGCTCGCGGGCTATCTCATCGCCCTGGGCTCCATCTTCAAGCTCCTGCCGGTGGGGCTACTGGGCGTCCTCGCCGCGGCGCCGCGACCGCGGCCGGTTCGCGCGGCCCTGATCGCCGGAAGCGCTGCGTTTCTCGCCGTCGCGGTCAGCCTGCCCCCGGGTCTCGCGGCCGAGTGGCGCGCCGCGATCGTCCACGCTTCGCCGAACGCCAGGCTCGCGATCGAGGTGAACCCCAGCGCGCTGGGACTCTCCGACTGGCTGTTCGGCGCCCTGGGCGCGCCGGCGGCGTCCGTCCCGTTCCTGGCGATGGGAGCGTATCTCGCGTTCGCCGCCGCGATCCTCCTGCTGAGTCTCGAGCCGTTGCGGCGGGCGCGCGCTTCCTCGACTCGGGTGGAGACGGCGATGATCGCCGTGCTGCTCTGGCTCCTCCTCTCGCCGCGCCTGATGGTCTACTCCTTCGCGATGGCCATCGCGCCGGTGCTCTACGCCATCGAGACCCGTGTTCGGACCGAGGCGTGGCGCTGGCTGGCCGCGCTGCTCGTCTGCGCTCAGGCCGCGATCCGGCTGGCTCCCGGGCCGGAGCCCCCCATGCTCGGGGCCGCCTCGTTCGCGATCCTCCTGGGGGCGTGGGCGCTGCTTCGGCAACCCCCTAGCTTCCCTCGGGCAGCTTCTTCGCAGGGCTGGTTCGCGCATTCACCATCGCCAGTCCCGCGATGA